One Bradyrhizobium zhanjiangense DNA segment encodes these proteins:
- a CDS encoding TRAP transporter substrate-binding protein — MPLSRRRFLAASAAASVFAPSLALAQAKEFRLGLITPNGHSWNKAALKFGDDLKAASSGRLTVSVFHSGQLGNEPAMMQQLQSGALDMGFIQAAELGSRVPHIAAINAPYIVRSTPAVAKFVRHPAAVKLFEVLPQETGTIGLGWGITGMRAVFSSKDLNTLADVRGMKLRINPTPVYRDFYSSLGAAPTPIPTPQVFDAMANGQVDGLEADLEFSWNQRFDKVSKVILQMNAVFMPMAAVVSGRVWQSLPAADRELITKTIRSTLDVQIDELAGNEPALIENFKNAPIPIRQVDAKDTEAVIAEFDKIWLPKAPVLAELRKVGATL, encoded by the coding sequence GTCGCTGGCGCTCGCCCAGGCCAAGGAATTCCGCCTCGGCCTGATCACGCCCAACGGCCATTCCTGGAACAAGGCCGCGCTCAAGTTCGGCGACGATCTCAAGGCCGCTTCCAGCGGCCGCCTGACCGTAAGCGTGTTCCACTCCGGCCAGCTCGGCAATGAGCCGGCGATGATGCAGCAATTGCAGTCCGGCGCGCTCGACATGGGCTTCATCCAGGCCGCCGAGCTCGGCTCGCGCGTGCCGCACATCGCGGCGATCAACGCGCCCTACATCGTCCGCTCGACGCCTGCGGTCGCGAAATTCGTGCGGCATCCGGCGGCGGTGAAGCTGTTCGAGGTGCTGCCGCAGGAGACCGGCACGATCGGGCTCGGTTGGGGCATCACCGGCATGCGCGCGGTGTTCTCGTCAAAGGATCTGAACACGCTGGCCGACGTACGCGGCATGAAACTGCGCATCAATCCGACGCCAGTCTATCGCGATTTCTATTCCTCGCTGGGCGCAGCGCCGACGCCGATCCCGACGCCGCAGGTGTTCGACGCCATGGCCAACGGCCAGGTCGACGGCCTCGAGGCCGATCTCGAATTCTCCTGGAACCAGCGCTTCGACAAGGTGTCGAAGGTGATCCTCCAGATGAATGCCGTCTTCATGCCGATGGCGGCGGTCGTCTCGGGTCGGGTCTGGCAGTCGCTGCCCGCAGCCGACCGCGAGCTGATCACCAAGACGATCAGGTCGACGCTGGATGTGCAGATCGACGAGCTCGCCGGCAATGAGCCAGCGCTGATCGAAAACTTCAAGAACGCGCCGATCCCGATCCGCCAAGTCGATGCCAAGGACACCGAGGCCGTCATTGCCGAGTTCGACAAGATCTGGCTGCCCAAGGCCCCTGTTCTCGCCGAACTGCGCAAGGTCGGCGCGACACTCTGA
- a CDS encoding dihydrodipicolinate synthase family protein — translation MSRRVSWEGVFPAVTTQFNDDLSLNIDATAKVMDGLIRDGVSGLIVCGSVGENTSLERKEKVAIMEAAKSVAAGRVPVLCGIAEFTTAFAVETAKEAARVGIDGVMVMPALVYSSKPHETAAHFRAVASATDLPVMLYNNPPIYKNDVTPDILVSLADVETVVCFKDSSGDTRRFIDTRNMVGDRFVLFAGLDDVIVESVAMGAVGWVSGMSNAFPREGETLFRLAKAGRFAEAMPLYEWFMPLLHLDARPDLVQCIKLCEHIMGRGTALTRPPRLALLPQEKAEIEAMMAKALKNRPRLPDVGLKAA, via the coding sequence ATGAGCCGCCGCGTTTCCTGGGAAGGCGTCTTCCCGGCCGTTACCACGCAATTCAATGACGACCTGTCGCTCAATATCGATGCGACCGCCAAGGTCATGGATGGCCTGATCCGCGACGGCGTCTCCGGCCTGATCGTCTGCGGCTCGGTCGGCGAGAACACTTCGCTGGAGCGCAAGGAGAAGGTCGCGATCATGGAGGCCGCGAAGTCGGTTGCGGCCGGCCGCGTGCCCGTGTTGTGCGGCATCGCCGAATTCACCACGGCGTTTGCGGTCGAGACTGCCAAGGAAGCCGCGCGCGTCGGCATCGACGGTGTGATGGTGATGCCGGCCCTGGTCTATTCCTCCAAGCCGCACGAGACCGCCGCGCATTTCCGCGCCGTCGCCTCCGCGACCGACCTGCCCGTGATGCTCTACAACAATCCGCCGATCTACAAGAACGACGTCACCCCGGACATCCTGGTCTCGCTCGCCGACGTCGAAACCGTCGTCTGCTTCAAGGATTCCTCCGGCGACACCCGGCGCTTCATCGACACAAGGAACATGGTCGGCGACCGCTTCGTGTTGTTCGCAGGCCTCGACGACGTCATCGTCGAGAGCGTCGCCATGGGCGCCGTGGGCTGGGTCTCCGGCATGTCGAATGCCTTCCCTCGCGAGGGCGAGACGCTGTTCCGCCTCGCCAAGGCGGGGCGCTTCGCGGAGGCGATGCCGCTCTACGAATGGTTCATGCCGCTATTGCACCTGGACGCACGCCCGGACCTCGTCCAGTGCATCAAGCTGTGCGAGCACATCATGGGCCGCGGCACGGCACTGACGCGCCCGCCTCGCCTGGCACTGCTGCCGCAGGAGAAGGCCGAGATTGAGGCCATGATGGCCAAGGCGCTGAAGAACCGGCCGCGCCTGCCGGATGTGGGCCTGAAGGCGGCTTAG